ACAAAATATTCGTTTGCTGATGTCGTGTAATATTTGATGAAATTAACTCACTAAGAGAAGTGGCACATTTTTCGCAACAAATTTATTATCGCAATCATGCACAACATTTAAATCGGCAAACatttgaaatgttattataaatcgTATCAATGGACGACAAATAAACGAACAATTAAAGTGTctatttaaaatcaaaagaaGCCAGGATAAGGGACTAGGATTTGCTTTCAgattcaaagttcaaaaatgttAAGTATGTTGTAAccaacaaaattattgtattcataATTTATTTATCCATCAATTTTACCGTTTCTTCATTACATGGCAGTAAATTCTATGTCAAAGGGCGCGTTTTGCAAAGGCAACAATGATGATATACAGTTTCAGAAAGTATTAATACGATAATCCGGCCAATTATTCATTTATTGCCCAATATTGTCTAATTTCATCCTTTTAATgtcttgttattttttgtattagaATAAACACTTAATTATGTGCTATTTATTGTCTTAAGTAACTCAGACAAACTGTACAGTACAACAGCAGTAATTACCCAACACCAATGAAAAATCATTTAATGCAACTAATCTCGGATAATCTAGTTGATTCCCCATGAAACTGAGAGTTTTGGGATTATATGAAGTTTCGAATActtataaatgataataatatacgCGCAAATATGTCTTTTAATAACTTCATCCCTGAAGGGCTACCATCATAACCTTACCCTCTTCAGAAAATTCGACAAACATTTAATCGGGTTGTGGTGGCCGAAACTAtgtttaatttttgcaatatatttttttcgtGTAAAATATACTACATCACAACCAATATCATTATGAAAGCTAATATTCGTTCCCAGATAAAGTAGAAAACTACGAAAGCCTATAAGTAccactttaaatttaaaacaatagtTCGAAGTCGTAATAACGCGAAAAAAAGGCCTTACTACGCAAATGAAgacgtaataacgcaaacaaacgcattataacgctaacaaaggcgtaataacgctaaaACGTCATAATGCTAAAAAAGGCTAAATAACGCTAAACTAAAAGGCGAACAATCGCTAAAAAAGGCGTTATAACGTTAAAAATGGCATTCTTACGCTAAAAAAGGCTAATCATGCCAAACTAAAAGGCGTAGAAACGCTAAAAAAGGTGTTATAACgccaaactaaaaggcgtacaaacgcttaatcAGGCGTTATAAATCAAACCAAAGGCGTACAGACGCCATTAAAGGCGTTATAACGCAGgcttaaaggcgtacaaacgctaaaaaggcGTAATTGCGCTAAAAATGGCGTACAAATGCTAAAAAGGGCGTAATAACGTCAATTTCAAAGGCGTACAAACgaactttttgttttaattcaagTGAAACTAATGGactttcgtagaaaacatactagTTCGTTGCAAATACATGCGCAATAAAGCTGTCTTTTGAGAGCTTTACTTTAAAGATTGAAATTATCTTAAACGTGTATGCAGTGAAGCGTAATATCTGAAATCGCGCTTTTATTTGCAATTTATATAAGTCGGTTTGATAGACAGCAAGCGCAGCTATGTTCTGTTGAAATTTTAAATCTGATTTGAGTTGGACGTACGACATGGGAGCATGGTTCGTCCGGGTAACGAACTCATTTACTGACACAATTGCCCAAAAGTGCTTTACACAAAACACTTATGTACATGCCATTGTTTACCATgaagttaaatattaaatatcatgagcctcgttctgggaactTTGACATTATGATtgcgcgtaaaatgtcgtccctgattagcttgcgcagtctgcacgggctaatagGAATGATACTTTcctaataaatgaaatatatattttttagaaggTCTTTTCTGAACAATAAGCCTGTGTTTGCGGATAGATTTGCCCCTGATTAACCTGTATGGACTACacgggctaatctgagacaacgcTTTAcccagatgcattaagcccagttttcccagaacgaggctaatatgTTGATATTGTTTGTTATTGGATATCTtggttatttcattttttttctttaacggCAAATACTCGCTGACCATAGCAGCTATCTCcaataaatgttttcaaaataaatgatatatgaattaaaacaattttttggaaATTAAAAGGGTATCTTTACAACCATTTATCCTCTATAGATGTGGCGTAATGAGAAGTTCGGTGTAATCTGGTCGCCATTATAATCGACTTCTTAAAAGTGCacagttgttttgaaaaataattatttgtaaactaTATGTTCACCTGctgtcacaatatatgtataatgttttatgCGACCTGagaaaaaattataaaattgtgtcGGTTTCTTttttgtaaagttttaaaattaaagttaatgTCAATGAAATAAATAACTCATTGGCACGGAATATGACTCGTATATAAATTTGACTCGTTTAACGCGAAGTGTTTTGAAAAAGGCATAACTTTGTAAATATTTAGGTCTGTTAAATGCGTTGTTTGATCGGCCCTTCAGCCTCCGTTTACTTTATTGCCAAGTAATCGAAACAGGTCCGCGTAAATCGAGAGAGAAAGAAAACAACATACATTTCGCTTAACGTTTATTTTGTATGCAAGCCCTTGCGAGACATTGTTACAGAACACGTGATACGATACACCTCATATGAACCTTGCAGCAACTGTTAccataatcaagaataaaaatctATGGAAAGGAATGTTTCCAATTCATTCAAATTAATACATAAATCtacattgtttcatttaaaaatttattataaatagtatTCTGAcgaaaataacagcaaactaCCATTGAGGTGCACCATAGCTAATCGCTAGCATTGGACCTCCTGTTGCGTAAAAATTGCTATACATGAACATATTTCTAAActaaactttaaaatataaaacaacaagaTAGTGTCAACATGAAACATATCAATGTTCATGTAAATTTTCTAGATTGAGCACcataatgtaaaattatattttaaaattatattttacatatcATATTTAATTACATACTTACTTTCAAATTTCTGTTTTTGTTTGGAACCATTCAATAAAATGCGTTTATTGTTACACTTTTATAGGGTTACATTGTGGTAAATCATTAACATAAAGAAGAGCGTGTCAGTTATTAAAATAAGAacgaaaaacacgaaaaatactttatccaaGGCAACGCTCACATCTGCCCACGTAATTTCCACGAATGCGCTACTCGTTTCATCGTCGCGCATTTCTGCCCTCGGTCGTTTTGTGGTCTCCGGACGATCTGAAGACAAACCCCTGTTAATATATAATGGTCGGTCCATTATTACTCCACGAGTGTATGTCGGGTACGGCATTAAATTCATATCGTGGGAACCACTGTACTTCGCCTGTTCTGTCCTCTCAAACGGTTCATCATCGCTTCGATTAGTCGTGTATGAACTGCCTGGCGCTGTCCGCCGAGCACAACCGCAGCCAAGACAGCCGGCAATTGCTCTCCACGCGGCCGCCGGTTGCCTGCCACTTCTGTGGTACAAGTGCAGGCTGCATATGACAGCGAGCGTGATGGCGACGCTGATGACGAGCACCGACACCAGATAGTAGCTAAAAAGCGACATCGGGCTTGAGTTCTTCGGGAGGTTGTCTCCCACCAGTGTTAAGAAGACAGCAATTGATAGCAGCACAGTCAGACAGTAGGAGATGCGCTCTCCGCACTCAGTGGGTATCAAAAAGACCATGATATTCAAAACAGACATGAATATCAGTGGAAGTATCACATTTACTATCACAAATCGCGGCTTTCTCTCTACCTCAATCTCGAACACCACCATGTAATCGCCTAGTTGTGTTTTCACACCGGTACTAACGAGATCCCATGCGCCATTCCCAGAGTAGTGGTTCAACAACACGTTGCTTTCGGATGGAGAAAGCTTGATCTTACTGGTGTCGTAATTGGCCGGCATGAACTCAAAACTGCATGTCTGTTTATCCCATGGATAAAAAGTAACGTCGACATCGCAAGATGAAGTAAACACGTTGCCAATATAATAAAAGCAACGTCCCAAGTCAGTAACACTCACTGCATGCCAATCCTGAGAGATACGGTCTATTTTCCCGACACTGTTTGTTAGCATCATTTGCGGAGTCCAAATCATGTTGACGTCAATATTGAGGCTTTTAATACCACCATTATCCTTGGGATTCCAAATAAGTTGCTCATCGTACCATTCAAGTAATAGAATGGCCGTAAACGATATTTTCTCGTCGACTTCGTTAAAATCTTGAATCGAGATGAGATCTAACCCAGTATATACAACAACTGGTTTCGACTGGTTTAACACAGGTCGGAAATTGTTGTCGTAATTCTGCATTAAATTGGTTAACAAACGTTTAGCATCCGTGATCATCTGAGCGTGAAGTCCTCTGTATGACGCCATCAGTACCATCAGCGTAGTCGCAAGAGCGAAGCAGATTGTCGCCATCGAATGtctgtaaaatataattaaattatctgaatgaatcacaaattcctaTTGGATAACGTTATGAGCATTTAAATCGAAGTCACCAACAGTCATTAACAATTCGAACCATGCTACCAGGAATAATATTATTGTGATTTCATACTTATTGACGAAATGGCACAAAGTTTTCGAACACCCCCTTTTTgaccaaaataattattgttcgtGACTTAATTTTCGGATACGGACGTTTTCGTCTATCATGATATGATAATACATTTTAAGACTTTATATTTACAACAGATTTAGGTACTGTATTCGCGTCTATTGTAACACTTCGATCATGAATTTTTATAAACGGATTAATGCCATAAAACCTGGGAAGCTCATGCCTGATGGCAATGGGCCAgcatttaaatgatatcttcctattaaggaagcagtatgtttttattttttcattttatataatttcaggcaagagttagtAAAACTGTAAAGATGTATTTGTGTTCGAAGTAGAAACACTATAGCGCATTGAATTagtgattttatttcaatataactatacttttctgacattTAACTTTTGTCTCTACATTTTCGGACACCGAAAATGTTGGAATATTTTCcatatctaaattttcggacaataaaaaaattaattactttCAAGTGTaagaaaacttagagtaattacggtaagtaAATTTAGTATATCCCAAATTTTATAATTAACTAAAGCCACAACTCTCTAAACGAAGTTTGTCGGACAACATCGAATTATATCAAAGTATTGCTTATATTGCTTACAAATAATGTAACACAATTACCGTTTTATGTTATTACGCGAAAATATGCTTTTTATGTCAAACGTCGGCTTTTCCCATTATGCATTAATGGAATAAATAGattataattacaattttataacAATGTGAAATTACCtgtttacatgaaaataacatacaaataacGTAAAAATAAATCGTACCTTACTCGTAAACCCTGCAAAATGGTATCAGTTTTTTTAAATCGAAGACAATAAGTTAGTTTCTATCACAGGCGCAGAACTGAAAAGCATAAATATGAAACGCACAAGCTATGATTTATACCCAGATTCAGTTGTAacattttgtaattaaaacaaatCTGTCACGACATCTTTGGCCATTTGAGAAGCCAATCAAAAATGAGTGATTGGTTGAGCATATTTTACCTTGACATTTAGAGTAATACTTGACAGGTAACGGCTTGCTTAAG
This sequence is a window from Dreissena polymorpha isolate Duluth1 chromosome 16, UMN_Dpol_1.0, whole genome shotgun sequence. Protein-coding genes within it:
- the LOC127863030 gene encoding neuronal acetylcholine receptor subunit alpha-2-like, with protein sequence MATICFALATTLMVLMASYRGLHAQMITDAKRLLTNLMQNYDNNFRPVLNQSKPVVVYTGLDLISIQDFNEVDEKISFTAILLLEWYDEQLIWNPKDNGGIKSLNIDVNMIWTPQMMLTNSVGKIDRISQDWHAVSVTDLGRCFYYIGNVFTSSCDVDVTFYPWDKQTCSFEFMPANYDTSKIKLSPSESNVLLNHYSGNGAWDLVSTGVKTQLGDYMVVFEIEVERKPRFVIVNVILPLIFMSVLNIMVFLIPTECGERISYCLTVLLSIAVFLTLVGDNLPKNSSPMSLFSYYLVSVLVISVAITLAVICSLHLYHRSGRQPAAAWRAIAGCLGCGCARRTAPGSSYTTNRSDDEPFERTEQAKYSGSHDMNLMPYPTYTRGVIMDRPLYINRGLSSDRPETTKRPRAEMRDDETSSAFVEITWADVSVALDKVFFVFFVLILITDTLFFMLMIYHNVTL